Proteins co-encoded in one Flavobacteriaceae bacterium MAR_2009_75 genomic window:
- a CDS encoding phosphoribosyl 1,2-cyclic phosphate phosphodiesterase, with protein MKEPLKITFLGTGTSQGIPIIGSKHPVCLSTDTKDKRLRVSILISWNDYNYVVDCGPDFRQQMLAHDVSKLDGILFTHEHSDHTAGLDDIRPFFFRQGDIPIFAQQRVSDSLRRRFDYIFTDANRYPGAPAVAVNIIEKGKPFLIGDINVIPIEANHNRVQVFGFRFLDFTYLTDVKTIDDEEKEKIYGTKVLVVNALREEAHHSHFNLEEALKFIADIRPERAYLTHISHLLGFHEEVEKKLPAGVHLAYDNLVIEL; from the coding sequence ATGAAAGAGCCATTAAAAATCACTTTTTTGGGTACGGGCACTTCTCAAGGAATCCCTATAATAGGTAGCAAACACCCCGTTTGTTTAAGTACCGATACAAAAGATAAAAGGCTACGAGTCTCAATATTGATTTCTTGGAACGATTATAATTATGTTGTCGATTGCGGACCCGATTTTAGGCAACAGATGCTCGCTCATGATGTCTCAAAGTTAGATGGCATTCTATTTACTCATGAGCATTCAGACCATACAGCAGGCCTAGATGATATTCGGCCCTTTTTTTTTCGACAAGGCGATATACCCATATTTGCCCAGCAACGCGTCTCCGATTCTCTTCGAAGACGTTTCGACTATATATTTACAGACGCCAATAGATACCCCGGTGCGCCTGCAGTTGCAGTTAATATTATAGAGAAGGGCAAGCCTTTTTTAATTGGTGATATAAATGTAATACCAATCGAGGCCAATCACAATCGGGTTCAGGTTTTCGGCTTCCGTTTTCTCGACTTTACGTATCTGACCGATGTAAAGACTATCGATGATGAAGAAAAGGAGAAAATCTATGGGACAAAGGTATTGGTGGTAAATGCGCTGCGGGAAGAAGCTCATCATTCACATTTTAACCTTGAAGAAGCCCTTAAATTTATTGCAGATATACGACCGGAAAGGGCTTATTTGACCCATATCAGTCATCTTTTGGGGTTTCATGAAGAAGTTGAAAAAAAATTACCTGCCGGTGTACATTTAGCCTACGATAATCTCGTTATAGAATTATAA
- a CDS encoding phospholipase/carboxylesterase yields the protein MTTAPLSLEHLIRPSSVQEGKPAVLFMFHGYGSNEEDLFSFAPELPEELCIVSVRAPYPMEPFGNAWYAINFDADQGKWSDDEQAKDSREKIVSFIDEACSTYGLDNKRVTLLGFSQGTILSYSVALSYPEKIKNVIALSGYINESILKENFEDKDHSSLKVYASHGQVDQVIPPEWAQRAPEFLENLGVEHVYEEFPVGHGVSPQNFYAFNKWLNDKF from the coding sequence ATGACTACCGCCCCGCTATCATTGGAACATTTAATTCGACCATCTTCGGTTCAAGAAGGTAAACCCGCTGTATTATTTATGTTTCATGGCTACGGCAGCAATGAAGAAGATTTATTCTCTTTCGCCCCTGAACTACCTGAAGAACTCTGTATTGTTTCCGTTCGTGCCCCCTACCCTATGGAGCCATTTGGCAATGCATGGTATGCTATTAATTTTGATGCGGACCAAGGGAAATGGAGCGATGATGAGCAGGCTAAAGATTCAAGGGAGAAAATCGTTTCTTTTATTGATGAAGCTTGTTCTACTTATGGTCTCGATAATAAAAGAGTAACTCTTTTGGGGTTTAGCCAGGGTACCATATTGAGCTACTCTGTTGCCTTATCCTATCCTGAAAAAATAAAAAATGTAATTGCTCTAAGCGGTTATATTAATGAATCGATTCTAAAAGAAAATTTTGAGGATAAAGATCATAGTTCATTAAAAGTATATGCTTCTCACGGTCAGGTAGACCAAGTTATACCCCCTGAATGGGCACAACGGGCTCCAGAATTTTTAGAAAACTTGGGTGTTGAACATGTATACGAAGAGTTTCCTGTAGGTCACGGTGTTTCACCACAGAATTTCTACGCGTTCAACAAATGGTTAAATGATAAGTTTTGA
- a CDS encoding putative membrane protein produces MNQTTIDEGKTIAIISYLTFIGLIVAYLMNNSKNNEFAKFHIGQSVRIVIAGVANSVLSWFLPGSLLIITKVIGMLLLVLIILGIVNAVNGKMQPLPVIGTVGE; encoded by the coding sequence ATGAACCAGACAACCATAGACGAAGGAAAAACTATAGCTATCATCAGTTACTTAACATTCATAGGGCTAATAGTGGCGTATCTTATGAACAATAGCAAAAACAATGAATTTGCGAAATTTCATATCGGTCAATCGGTACGAATAGTAATTGCGGGGGTTGCTAATTCGGTTCTCTCTTGGTTTCTGCCAGGTTCACTTTTGATTATAACTAAAGTTATAGGTATGCTTTTATTGGTTTTAATAATTCTGGGCATTGTTAACGCGGTTAACGGAAAGATGCAACCCTTACCTGTTATTGGCACTGTTGGTGAATGA
- a CDS encoding dihydroorotase, translating to MNILLKSAKIIDNTQKDLHLKIRDILIKNGTIEKIASKIDPESKTKIVDLNNLHVSIGWFDSSVSFGEPGFEERETIANGLYTAAKSGFTDIVLNPNGHPVPDSSSDIVFLKNAAKDQPTNLYPLGTLTVRGEGEDLAELYDMKNAGAVGFYDYKNPLKNSNLLKIALQYTQNFDGLLLSFPLDAKIAGKGIVNEGETSTKLGLKGIPALAEELQLVRDLFILEYTGGKLHVPTISTANSVKLIKDAKKKGLDVTCSVAIHNLFYSDDVLEEFDSSYKVMPPLRTTKDVNALIKGLKEGTIDFVTSDHTPLNIEEKRVEFDNASYGSIGLESAFGALNKILGAEMAIELLAKGRERFGIETPQIKEGDSACLTLYNPDEEYTFTENDISSTSKNSMFLDSTLKGRVYGSINKGVFTN from the coding sequence ATGAACATCCTTTTAAAATCGGCCAAAATAATTGATAACACCCAAAAGGACCTTCATTTAAAGATTAGGGACATTCTAATAAAAAACGGAACTATTGAAAAAATAGCTTCGAAAATAGACCCTGAATCTAAAACCAAAATTGTTGACCTAAACAACCTTCACGTGTCGATTGGTTGGTTCGACAGTAGCGTAAGTTTCGGTGAACCCGGTTTTGAAGAACGGGAAACTATTGCCAATGGTCTCTATACTGCCGCTAAAAGTGGCTTTACCGATATCGTGCTCAACCCGAACGGGCATCCGGTGCCAGACAGTAGTTCTGATATCGTTTTTCTTAAAAATGCAGCAAAAGACCAGCCCACAAACTTATACCCTTTGGGTACCCTGACCGTTAGAGGAGAGGGTGAAGATTTGGCGGAGCTTTACGATATGAAAAATGCCGGTGCAGTTGGCTTCTATGATTATAAGAATCCTCTGAAAAATTCCAACTTACTCAAGATTGCCCTGCAATACACACAAAATTTTGACGGGCTTTTGCTTTCCTTTCCATTGGATGCTAAAATAGCAGGAAAGGGTATTGTTAACGAAGGGGAAACATCCACTAAATTAGGATTAAAAGGAATACCAGCTCTGGCAGAAGAGCTTCAATTGGTAAGAGATTTATTTATTTTGGAATATACCGGCGGTAAATTACATGTGCCAACAATCTCGACAGCCAATTCTGTAAAGTTAATCAAAGATGCCAAAAAAAAGGGGCTAGACGTTACCTGCAGTGTGGCGATTCACAATTTATTTTATTCGGATGATGTTCTTGAAGAATTCGATTCTTCGTATAAAGTAATGCCGCCTTTAAGAACAACTAAAGACGTAAATGCACTGATCAAGGGTTTAAAAGAAGGGACTATAGATTTTGTGACCAGCGACCACACACCGTTGAATATTGAAGAAAAGCGGGTCGAATTCGATAATGCCTCTTATGGTAGTATTGGTCTTGAAAGTGCATTTGGAGCTTTGAACAAGATTTTAGGTGCCGAAATGGCCATCGAACTTCTAGCCAAGGGTCGAGAAAGATTTGGCATCGAAACACCACAAATAAAAGAAGGTGATTCGGCTTGTTTAACTTTATACAATCCCGATGAGGAATATACTTTCACAGAGAACGATATCAGTTCAACGTCTAAAAACAGCATGTTTCTCGATAGCACGTTAAAAGGCCGAGTGTACGGCTCAATAAATAAAGGGGTATTTACCAACTGA
- a CDS encoding putative membrane protein (TIGR02226 family), producing the protein MQFKYPELLWALFLLLIPIFIHLFQLRRFKKTPFTNVKLLKKVVVESRRSNVLKKWLLLFTRLLLLAAIIIAFAQPFFAKEQALKEKETVIFLDDSFSMQLNNEGAPILQNAVQQLIKSIPKNQKFSLFTNKSTYRNVSIEQLQNDLLSLSYTNKQLGLNEIYLKANTLFSSDDSTEKSLILVSDFQQSMGADEVMTVDEVKINLVRMASESIANVSIDSVYIKNIVDDRLDLGVRLSSSTDLKSIPVSLFNDTILTAKTSAKFNENKKGEVNFTIPNNEPFRGKIEVNDQGLNYDNHLYFSIGEKEKIKVLAIGPSNSDYLERIFSQEEFQFSATTLRQLNYREIEEQHLIVLNELPTIPSSLATSIKAFVKTGGHFAVIPSAEIESNTYHLLTSNFGATYGAGVTTEKKITDISFAHPLYENVFEKNITNFQYPKTTKHYAIQATAPSALSFQDQSPFLVSGANFHFFTAPISGDFSNFRNSPLIVPTFYNMAVNSLKTPQLYNVLGKSTTVDVPVQLSNDAILKIAKKDYELIPQQQSLTNKVSLTFNDEIDVDGIFDIIDQDHVLNQISFNFDRTESNLNYLNFNKITTSTHSGSIATLFESMEKNNRVTELWKWFIILALILLMVEILIQKFLK; encoded by the coding sequence ATGCAGTTTAAATATCCAGAACTTCTTTGGGCCTTATTTCTACTCCTGATTCCCATTTTTATTCATCTTTTTCAATTACGCCGTTTTAAGAAAACGCCTTTTACCAATGTGAAATTATTGAAAAAGGTAGTTGTGGAGTCTAGGCGTAGCAACGTTCTTAAGAAATGGCTCTTATTATTTACACGATTATTGCTTCTTGCAGCAATCATAATTGCATTCGCACAACCTTTCTTCGCAAAAGAACAGGCTTTAAAAGAAAAAGAGACCGTTATTTTTCTTGATGACTCTTTTAGCATGCAGTTAAATAACGAGGGAGCTCCCATTTTACAAAATGCGGTTCAACAGCTGATTAAATCCATTCCGAAAAATCAAAAATTTTCACTTTTTACCAATAAGTCCACGTATCGAAACGTATCGATCGAGCAGCTTCAGAATGATCTACTATCGCTCTCTTACACGAATAAACAACTGGGCTTGAACGAAATATACTTAAAGGCCAATACCCTTTTCTCTTCGGATGACAGCACAGAAAAAAGCTTAATACTCGTTTCTGATTTTCAGCAAAGTATGGGTGCAGATGAAGTAATGACCGTCGATGAAGTTAAAATAAACCTGGTAAGAATGGCTTCTGAGTCTATTGCAAATGTGTCTATCGACTCCGTTTACATTAAGAACATTGTAGACGACCGTCTTGATTTAGGCGTAAGGCTATCAAGTTCAACCGATTTGAAAAGTATACCCGTTTCACTTTTTAACGACACCATACTAACGGCCAAAACTTCAGCCAAATTTAATGAGAACAAAAAGGGAGAGGTGAACTTCACTATACCTAACAATGAACCTTTTAGAGGCAAAATTGAAGTCAACGACCAAGGCCTGAATTACGATAACCATTTATATTTCAGTATCGGGGAAAAAGAAAAAATTAAGGTGCTTGCCATAGGGCCATCAAACAGTGATTATTTAGAGCGGATATTTTCTCAAGAAGAATTTCAATTTTCTGCGACGACGCTGAGACAACTTAATTATAGAGAAATTGAAGAGCAACATTTAATCGTACTCAATGAATTGCCCACGATACCCAGTTCTTTGGCAACGAGTATAAAAGCCTTTGTTAAAACCGGTGGCCACTTCGCAGTAATACCTTCAGCGGAAATTGAAAGTAACACTTACCATCTTCTCACCTCTAATTTTGGGGCGACTTATGGTGCGGGTGTAACCACTGAGAAAAAGATAACCGATATTTCATTTGCACATCCGTTATACGAGAATGTCTTTGAGAAGAATATCACGAACTTTCAATACCCAAAAACTACAAAACACTACGCTATACAAGCAACGGCCCCATCTGCACTGTCGTTTCAAGACCAATCGCCATTTCTGGTATCCGGAGCCAATTTTCATTTTTTTACGGCCCCTATTTCAGGTGATTTTTCAAACTTTCGAAATTCTCCTTTAATCGTTCCCACATTTTATAATATGGCGGTCAACAGCCTTAAAACACCTCAATTATACAACGTACTTGGCAAGTCAACTACAGTTGATGTTCCCGTTCAACTATCGAACGATGCCATACTTAAGATTGCGAAAAAAGATTATGAATTGATACCCCAGCAGCAGTCTTTGACCAATAAGGTAAGCTTAACCTTTAATGATGAAATAGATGTCGACGGCATTTTTGACATAATTGATCAAGACCATGTTCTCAATCAAATAAGTTTCAACTTTGACAGAACCGAAAGTAATCTGAACTACTTAAATTTCAATAAAATTACGACATCAACCCATTCTGGATCAATAGCTACGCTATTTGAATCTATGGAAAAGAACAACCGCGTAACAGAGCTTTGGAAATGGTTTATTATTTTAGCGTTGATTTTGCTAATGGTTGAAATACTCATTCAAAAATTTCTTAAATGA
- a CDS encoding glycosyltransferase involved in cell wall biosynthesis: protein MNMLISILIPFKNTEEYLDECLQSIINQSYRNWEVLAINDHSTDNSPEIVERFANVDKRIKLNTNKGNGIIDALRTAYNSSTGHLITRMDSDDIMIENRLEVMASALKLYGRGHLAVGQVSYFSHRGISNGYKRYEQWLNELTATGSNYTEIYKECVIPSPCWMTYREDLDSCRAFMPDRYPEDYDLTFRFYENNLKCIPCNEILHLWRDYDMRTSRTSEHYAQNYFLDIKLHYFLKLDYDPKKVLTVWGAGSKGKEIAKGLIKKNIDFYWLCDNPNKIGKEIYGKEMHHFSLLTELKNPQSVITVANEDSQKMIKTYLTELEHKTLVDFFFFC, encoded by the coding sequence ATGAATATGTTGATCAGCATTTTAATTCCTTTTAAGAATACCGAAGAATATTTGGACGAGTGTTTGCAATCTATCATCAACCAGAGTTATCGAAATTGGGAAGTACTGGCCATTAACGACCACTCAACAGATAATAGCCCTGAAATAGTAGAGCGCTTTGCCAACGTCGATAAGCGCATTAAACTCAATACTAATAAGGGTAATGGTATTATTGATGCCCTTCGAACCGCATACAATAGCAGTACGGGTCATTTGATAACACGAATGGACTCTGATGACATTATGATAGAAAACAGGTTAGAGGTTATGGCCAGCGCTCTAAAACTATACGGAAGGGGACATTTAGCTGTAGGGCAAGTAAGTTATTTCTCCCACAGAGGAATCAGCAACGGGTATAAACGCTACGAGCAATGGTTAAATGAATTAACTGCGACAGGTAGTAATTACACTGAAATCTACAAAGAATGTGTTATACCCTCACCCTGCTGGATGACCTATCGAGAAGATTTAGATAGTTGTAGGGCATTTATGCCTGATAGATACCCAGAAGATTATGACCTTACTTTTCGTTTTTATGAAAACAATCTGAAATGTATACCATGTAATGAGATACTTCATCTATGGCGTGATTATGACATGCGAACCTCGCGTACCAGTGAACATTATGCACAAAATTATTTTCTAGATATTAAACTTCATTACTTTTTAAAACTAGACTACGATCCAAAAAAAGTATTGACCGTATGGGGCGCAGGGTCTAAGGGTAAAGAAATCGCTAAGGGTTTGATAAAAAAGAACATCGACTTCTACTGGTTGTGCGACAACCCAAACAAAATAGGCAAAGAAATTTATGGTAAAGAAATGCATCATTTCTCATTGTTGACCGAGTTAAAAAATCCACAGAGTGTAATAACTGTTGCTAATGAAGATTCTCAAAAAATGATAAAGACTTATTTAACAGAGCTTGAACATAAGACTTTGGTAGATTTTTTCTTTTTTTGCTAG
- a CDS encoding Cysteine-rich secretory protein family protein, with protein sequence MVRYSIFILIAISTLMTSCSSSTAEENELYESVSATTKEVVISSMEQEVIDVVNKYRTSIGLSSLKFSSIAYNHAISHNDYMVSEGVISHDNFDLRASNLSLDANADFVSENLGMDFTNADDILEAWKNSPTHKKVMEGDFEYTAVSVTADQNGVFYFTQLFYK encoded by the coding sequence ATGGTACGCTACTCAATTTTTATCTTGATTGCAATTTCAACATTAATGACTTCATGTTCTTCTTCGACCGCAGAAGAAAATGAGTTGTACGAATCTGTGTCAGCGACCACTAAAGAGGTTGTTATTTCTTCAATGGAACAAGAGGTAATAGATGTAGTTAATAAATATAGAACCTCAATCGGACTTAGCTCTTTAAAATTTAGTTCGATTGCTTACAATCATGCAATCTCACATAACGATTATATGGTTTCTGAAGGTGTTATTAGCCATGACAATTTTGATTTACGTGCTTCTAATCTTTCTCTAGATGCAAATGCTGATTTTGTTTCTGAGAATTTGGGAATGGATTTTACCAATGCCGATGATATTTTGGAAGCTTGGAAGAATAGCCCAACACATAAAAAGGTAATGGAAGGTGATTTCGAATATACAGCTGTTAGTGTAACGGCTGATCAAAATGGTGTTTTTTACTTTACCCAATTATTTTACAAGTAA
- a CDS encoding outer membrane protein OmpA-like peptidoglycan-associated protein: MYFINGLGERADKLIREFYTDKDRLTMIMGQKKYLDSLLEQKERFVIENQYFNSKKSDFGPMLFKDGLIFASARDTIKSGGELYPWNKQPYLDLYITNPNDVGFIPEKFLNNLESSYHDATLTFSWDGETVYFTRNYLKKKNKLSANEEGLSNMQILRGKIWKNELVDVTSLSFNSKDYSCGHPMLSPDGRFLYFTSNMPGGYGESDIYVVELNNAGDVLSDPMNLGPAINTRGREMFPFIMDNTLYFSSDGHYGLGGLDVFGSVIFAKNDYSMPHNMGTPINSNMDDFSFIRGEKKGKGYFASNRVGGMGDDDIYSFEKAKSVDCLEYAGYVLDKKTGEPIAEANVELKNLTDELVTIYRTDENGYYHLTIPCKKKNVIAFSKAGYSKEIVSIETGESPQSPSLENTVYLTEFSSIVAKDGDVQKIIVEPIYFDYDKWDITTRAEIELEKVLFAMRKFPEIKIKIESHTDARGSDDYNLVLSDKRAKSTQKYLISKGIAANRIESAFGYGEYRLKNECSNGVICNDQKHLENRRSDFIVISKNDESVNTK, encoded by the coding sequence TTGTATTTTATAAATGGATTAGGTGAAAGGGCCGACAAACTTATAAGAGAGTTCTATACCGACAAAGATAGATTAACCATGATAATGGGGCAGAAGAAGTATCTCGATAGCCTTCTCGAGCAAAAAGAAAGGTTTGTAATCGAGAACCAATACTTTAACAGTAAAAAATCTGATTTTGGACCAATGCTATTCAAAGACGGTCTAATATTCGCATCGGCAAGAGATACGATCAAGTCTGGGGGAGAGCTTTACCCTTGGAACAAACAGCCTTATTTAGATTTATATATTACCAATCCGAACGATGTAGGGTTTATTCCCGAAAAATTTTTGAACAACCTTGAATCTTCTTATCATGATGCTACATTGACATTTTCATGGGATGGTGAGACCGTTTATTTTACTAGAAACTATCTAAAAAAGAAAAATAAGCTGAGTGCCAATGAAGAAGGTCTTTCTAACATGCAGATTTTAAGAGGTAAAATATGGAAAAATGAACTGGTCGATGTAACCTCATTAAGTTTCAATAGCAAAGACTACTCTTGTGGTCACCCCATGTTGAGCCCTGATGGCAGGTTTCTCTATTTTACTTCTAATATGCCCGGGGGTTATGGGGAGTCCGATATTTATGTAGTCGAATTGAATAACGCTGGTGATGTCTTGTCAGATCCGATGAATCTTGGGCCAGCAATCAATACCAGAGGGCGAGAAATGTTTCCATTTATAATGGATAATACACTATATTTTTCTTCGGATGGACACTACGGGTTAGGAGGTTTAGACGTTTTCGGTTCAGTGATTTTTGCCAAGAACGATTATTCAATGCCTCATAATATGGGAACGCCCATTAATAGTAATATGGATGATTTCTCGTTTATAAGAGGAGAGAAGAAGGGTAAGGGATATTTTGCTTCTAACCGGGTCGGTGGCATGGGTGATGATGACATCTATAGCTTCGAAAAAGCAAAATCTGTAGATTGTCTAGAATATGCCGGCTATGTTCTAGATAAAAAAACCGGTGAGCCGATTGCTGAAGCCAATGTCGAACTGAAGAACTTGACCGATGAACTGGTTACTATTTATCGAACAGATGAGAATGGCTATTACCATCTGACCATTCCTTGTAAAAAGAAAAATGTTATCGCCTTTTCTAAAGCGGGGTACTCTAAAGAAATCGTTTCAATTGAAACAGGTGAAAGCCCTCAGTCTCCCTCATTGGAAAATACCGTTTATTTGACCGAGTTTTCAAGCATAGTTGCGAAAGACGGTGATGTTCAAAAGATAATTGTTGAACCCATCTATTTTGATTATGACAAATGGGACATTACAACCAGAGCGGAAATAGAACTGGAAAAAGTATTGTTTGCAATGCGCAAATTTCCTGAAATAAAAATTAAAATAGAATCACACACCGACGCTCGTGGAAGCGATGATTACAACCTTGTGCTTTCAGATAAGCGGGCTAAATCGACACAAAAGTATCTCATTTCAAAGGGTATCGCCGCAAACAGAATAGAGAGTGCTTTTGGCTATGGCGAATATCGACTCAAAAATGAATGTTCTAACGGTGTTATCTGTAATGATCAAAAGCATTTAGAAAATCGCCGATCCGACTTTATTGTAATATCAAAAAATGATGAAAGCGTGAATACCAAATAG
- a CDS encoding threonine/homoserine/homoserine lactone efflux protein → MNILSCILFGFLIAASGSIVPSFLNMTVVKFSLRCGSKSAFYLIAGFATVLFFQANIGAYLSNVLMKNSEHITLIQQIGTGILLILSLNFFRLHFFARRQNKKEEIDKSKAYLHGIGMSLLNTFAIPFYFTSISILISMDLFTYSITNSLYFSIGSTVGSFSLYSLYAMLAGKVEKRITSLASKMDLILGCLTGVVGIGNFIYLI, encoded by the coding sequence ATGAACATTCTCAGCTGTATACTATTCGGCTTTTTAATTGCGGCCAGTGGTAGTATAGTACCTAGTTTTCTGAATATGACCGTGGTCAAATTCAGCCTTAGATGTGGCAGCAAATCAGCATTTTACTTAATCGCCGGTTTTGCCACCGTATTGTTCTTTCAAGCAAATATTGGGGCTTACCTATCGAATGTTTTAATGAAAAACTCGGAACATATTACATTGATACAGCAAATAGGTACGGGCATTTTGCTCATTTTGTCCCTCAATTTTTTCAGATTGCATTTTTTTGCCAGAAGGCAAAATAAAAAAGAAGAAATTGATAAGTCAAAGGCCTATTTGCACGGTATAGGTATGTCTTTGTTGAATACTTTTGCCATTCCCTTCTATTTTACGTCTATTTCCATTCTAATTAGTATGGACCTTTTTACATATTCCATTACCAACAGTTTATATTTCTCGATAGGTTCTACGGTGGGCTCTTTCAGCTTATACTCATTATATGCCATGTTGGCTGGTAAAGTTGAGAAACGAATCACATCTTTAGCTAGTAAAATGGATTTGATTTTGGGTTGTCTGACCGGGGTTGTGGGCATTGGTAATTTCATATACTTAATATAG
- a CDS encoding nucleotide-binding universal stress UspA family protein, whose amino-acid sequence MKQILIPTDFSLNAWQAICYAQELFKDQECVFHLLNTYTPAIVSSRFMAQHREEELHQQGSGNYSEAGLKELVERIQRNGPNPKHYFETYSSFSLLTDEVNNFVEHENIDLIIMGTKGMTDGDHIYMGKNTVRLIKTIKNCPILAVPRNIDFSVPNEISFSTDFNMFYTHSELEPLIEMALTFNATIRIVHIQDGLKPLDEIQRFNLGMLRKYLAQIEHYVHTISEVKSFSDTLLAFNRELDIHLLAMLNYRNSRVDELTQEPVINRDSFEVQVPIMIIPEISIIYRNKKRKSQVA is encoded by the coding sequence ATGAAGCAAATTTTAATACCTACGGATTTTTCGCTCAATGCTTGGCAAGCCATTTGCTATGCCCAAGAACTCTTTAAGGACCAGGAATGTGTTTTTCATTTGCTCAACACCTACACACCTGCCATAGTAAGTAGTAGGTTTATGGCCCAGCATAGAGAAGAAGAACTACATCAACAAGGCTCTGGTAACTATTCTGAAGCAGGACTCAAGGAGTTAGTTGAACGAATACAAAGAAACGGGCCCAACCCCAAACACTATTTTGAAACCTATTCTTCCTTTAGCCTTTTGACCGATGAGGTAAATAACTTTGTTGAGCATGAAAACATAGACCTTATCATCATGGGAACGAAGGGAATGACCGATGGTGACCATATTTATATGGGAAAGAATACAGTAAGATTAATAAAAACTATTAAAAATTGCCCCATACTTGCAGTGCCACGTAATATAGACTTTTCAGTACCCAATGAAATTTCATTTAGTACAGATTTTAATATGTTCTACACTCATTCGGAACTAGAACCACTTATTGAAATGGCACTAACCTTTAATGCCACCATTAGAATTGTTCATATTCAAGATGGACTTAAGCCGTTAGACGAAATTCAACGGTTTAACCTAGGAATGTTACGTAAATATTTAGCCCAAATCGAGCATTATGTACATACAATTTCCGAGGTAAAATCCTTTTCAGACACCCTACTGGCCTTTAATAGAGAGTTGGATATTCATTTATTGGCTATGCTCAATTATAGAAATAGCCGTGTGGATGAGCTCACTCAAGAACCTGTTATAAATAGAGATTCTTTCGAAGTTCAAGTGCCGATAATGATAATTCCCGAAATTTCAATTATTTATAGAAACAAGAAGAGAAAAAGTCAAGTAGCTTGA
- a CDS encoding CRP-like cAMP-binding protein (manually curated), translating into MESRCENCIVRQFNSLRAMTKDELKKVSDAKVSKKIKKGDPLFEEGQKLDGVFCVRDGVSKLSKLSTNGKDQVVKLATKGSVIGQRSVIAEEHTNLSAVAVNDMEVCFVPKENILNTLQRNPHFAVEVLRHMAHDLKEADDVIVNMSQKTVKQRVAEAFLYLKQNFGEDKNGFLRLTLSREDIANVVGTATESCIRIISEFKKKGYLDTSGKKIKISDERGLKDLAQGF; encoded by the coding sequence ATGGAAAGCAGATGCGAAAATTGCATTGTAAGGCAATTTAACTCCCTACGTGCAATGACCAAAGACGAGCTTAAGAAGGTCTCGGATGCCAAGGTCAGCAAGAAAATCAAAAAAGGAGACCCTTTATTTGAAGAGGGACAAAAACTGGATGGCGTATTCTGTGTACGGGACGGCGTGTCCAAACTTTCAAAACTGAGTACCAATGGCAAGGACCAAGTGGTGAAGTTGGCAACCAAGGGTTCGGTTATTGGCCAGCGTTCGGTCATAGCGGAAGAACATACCAACCTAAGTGCCGTTGCCGTTAATGACATGGAAGTATGCTTCGTTCCGAAGGAGAATATTTTAAATACACTTCAACGAAATCCTCATTTTGCCGTGGAAGTTCTCCGCCATATGGCCCACGATTTAAAGGAGGCCGATGACGTTATTGTAAATATGAGCCAAAAAACTGTCAAGCAAAGAGTGGCGGAAGCCTTTCTTTATTTAAAACAAAATTTTGGGGAAGACAAAAATGGTTTTTTGAGGCTTACCCTGTCTAGGGAGGATATTGCCAATGTGGTGGGTACCGCTACCGAAAGTTGCATTCGGATCATTTCCGAATTCAAGAAAAAAGGATATCTAGATACTTCGGGAAAGAAAATTAAAATTTCTGATGAACGCGGACTAAAAGACCTCGCACAAGGATTTTAA